The Thermoanaerobacter uzonensis DSM 18761 sequence GTAAAGCTTGGGATAGTAAGAGGATATGAAGATAACACTTTCAAGCCAAAAGACAACGCTACAAGAGCAGAGGCAGCAGCTATGCTTTACAGAATCTTAGAGAAAACAGGAAATATATAATAATAACTATATTTACAACTTAGGGAATATTCGCTTTAGACATTGCTATATATTCAAATACAGCTTATAAGTGAGTTTACGGAATCCTTTTGCTCCATGGGATTCCGTAAACTTTTATTGTAAAGGTCTCGATTTCCATTCCTTGAGTTATGGTACTAAGCTTTAAAGATATTTTTTGGCAAATTAAACTATAACTTTCTTAACCTGGTATCGGAAAATCTTGAAAACTTCTTTTATAACGTGAATGAACTTTTGCGGATGTTTGATCACAGAAAGGACATTTTAATAAATTCATCCGTCTAATAATCTTCTTTTCTAATATTTTTATCTATATTATTGTATTTAAATAATAGAGCTTTTGAAGTTTTTTAAACATGGAAAATTTTGGGCTACTTCAAGACTATATTTTATTAATAATGTTTACAATATTAAGTAAACGTATAAAATACTGAGGAAATAGAAGTAATCCTGCAAGGATGCAAACGAAACTGTCCTAAATCAATATTGAAGATTAAAAAGAGGGTTTATATAATTATATTAGAAATTGTCTGACATCTGATGTATCATATAAATTACAAAAGATTTAGGAATATTATATTAAATTATTAAAAGACAAAATAAAAAAGTAAAAAAGTTATATTGAGAAGAACAAAATAAAGGAATTACATTTTAAAGGTGTATACATAAGACAGAAACAGAGTTAAGGAGTGCAAGGGTTATAGCATTAATTAATGACATAAATAGCTCTACTATTTAGCTTAACTTTTTGGGTATAAATCAAAGCCATTTGATTCTGGCAGCTCTACATTTTTCCCCAACGAAAAAATGTAAGTTAACAATTGAATAAAAGGGAAATTGAAGTTATAGAGTTATGTAAACATTTAAATCAAGTAACAGATTTGGCAGTATTAATATTTAAATTTAAATAATAATTATCATCATAGGAATTAAGGATAGTTTAAAAATATATGTAAAAAATTGGACGACGGGGATATAGATTACGAAGAATCTATACAATACCCTAAGAGAGAGAATGGTAGTGGGCATAAAAAAGCTGAATAAATTCAGATAAAAAATAAAATTGAAGTTATTTTTTAAAAAATTGGGCATTATCTTGAACATTGGAGATTGAGTTGTTTAGTGCTGATTTTCATAGGAGTTTCTCCATTTTTATAACTTGGTTCTTTATAAAAGATTCGACGAAAGTGGAGGAATTCCTTTGAAAATATATAGCAGAATCCCTTAATCCATAAGGATTTTGGGATTCTGCAAAGACCTAAAAATATAATTAATTAGGAGGGAAAATATGGAACGGATTAAAAAAATTGTTTCACTGCTTTTAATTGTTGCTATAGTATTTTTCCAACTACCAATGATAGCCCAAGCAGAGAATAGTATTAGCAATACAGTAGTTGCAACAGTTGTTGATATTCAAAAATATGGAAATCTTGTGATGGATGTTAAACCTAAAGCTCTTTACGATGCGGGATTCGAATTAGGTGATATTCTTAAGGTTACGGTGAATGATAATATAATCGAAATGCCTTTCTGTACATCTTATAGTGATGTGGATGTAGGAAACCCTTTAGTACGTGATGACCAGACAAATAATTTGCTTATAATAGCAATTAACATGGGTAACTTTGCTGCTAAATACAATGTCAAAGTTGGTGATAAAGTATCCTTCTCATTAGCAGAAAAAGGGGGATACCTTGCCCAATATCAAATCCATAAATTGACGCGCACAAATGTACGTTCTGACTATGCAACTGACTCTATATTTGCTAATTTCCGAAGTATTACAACTACTGGAATTAAACCTGGTATTTTGTACAGAAGTAGTAGTCCGATAGATAATGAGATAGGTCGTGCAGCTTATGCAGAGAGACTTGTTGAGGCTGTTGGAATAAATACAGTGATTAATACTTCTGATTCAGATGAAGAAATTAAAAATTATTTATCATTAGATGGAGATAGTGCTAGTTATTACAAATCACTTTATGATAATGGCAAGGTTATAGCTCTAAATATGGGAGTCGATTTCTCAGCAAAAGATTTTGAGCAAAAATTAGCTGAAGGACTTCGTTTCATGATAAATAACGATGGGCCTTATCTCATTCACTGTGTGGAAGGCAAAGACCGTACAGGTTTTGTATCTGCAGTACTAGAAGCTTTAATGGGAGCGACGTTAGATGAAATAATTGCTGATTACATGATTTCTTATGAAAACTATTATGGAGTTAAAGAGAATAGTGAACAATATAAAACAATAGCTAATAGTACTATAGTGCCAGAGTTAACTACAATTGTTTGTGGTCTGCCGAAGGGAAGCGATATTTCAAAGGTTGACCTTGCAACAGCTTCAGAAAATTATCTTAAAAAAATTGGTTTAACTTCGGATGAAATTGCAGCTATTAAAGCAAAACTTTCAGGTAATCCCATCTATAAAACTCCAAATGTGTCAGGTGTGGTTATGAAAATAGACAAATATGGACATCCAGTTACCAATATAACAATTGATGATTTTAATAAATTAGGATTTAAATTTGGTGATATGGTAACAGTTGTATTTGATAACGGTTTTGTACTTGAGGCACCTTACTTAGATGGTTACTTTGTAAGCATTGGGGACCCTGTCGTTATTGCATATCCTGGAGATACTTATATAACAATAGCTCTTAACTACGTAAGACTAGATACCATTGCTCATGTAAAAGCAGGAGACAAATTTACAATTATGCTTAGCCAACCAAAAGGCTATCTTGCCCAATACGAGGCCAATAAATTAACGAGGACCAATAACCGTGCAGACTATTCCTCAGATGAGGTATTTGCAAACTTCCGCAATATTGCAGTCGGTAATATTGCCAAAGGTATACTTTATCGTAGTTCCAGTCCAATAAACAATGTCCTTGGACGTGCTCCATATGCATGCAAACTCATGAAGGAAGCTAACATAAATACGGTTATTAATCTTTCTGATTCACCTCAGGAGATTAATACTTACCTTGCAAAAAATCTGTGTCCATACTATGCAGATCTTTATAAAGAAGGGCATGTTATAGCTCTGAATATGGGACTTGATGTTACAAGCGATGATTTTAAAGTAAAGCTTGTTAAAGGTCTTGAATTTATGGCAGAAAACAAAGGACCTTATCTTATACATTGTACAGAAGGAAAAGACCGTACAGGTATTGTGGCAGCATTACTTGAAGCTTTAATGGGTGCATCAAAGGACGAGATTGTTGATGACTATATGCAAAGTTTTACCGACTATTATGGTGTTCAGAAAGGGACTGAAAAATACAATTTAATTGCTCAGCAAAATATACTTAAGATACTTAAAATTATTGCAAAAGCTGATAATTTAGATAAAGTAGACCTTGCAGCATCTGCATACAATTACCTTATTTCGGCAGGTATGACACCTGAACAAATTAATATGCTAAAAGTTAATCTTTCAACACCAGTGCAAGAGAAAACAAAAGTACCTTCGACTTCACAACCAGAGCCACAAAAAACATCGGCAACAACTTACAATTACGGAATTGTCACAGCATCAACACTCAATGTGAGAGAAGGCGCAGGGCTTGGATATAAGGTAATAGGAGTGCTTCCTGCAGGTAAAGTTGTTACACTGCTTGAAGAAGTAAATGGATGGTATAAGATTGACTACAATGGAAAAACAGGATATATTTACAGTAAGTATGTTGCTGCAACTCCGAATCCATCAAATGTTGTTGTGCTAAAGGCTGTTAAGGTCACTGCTAAGAGTGGACTAAATGTAAGAGTAAGCAATTCTATCAATGCGAGAAAGATAGGAGCAGTGCCATACGGAACGAAGCTTAAAGTGGTTGGAGAGTACAACGGATGGTATCAAGTACTCTACAATGGCGGATTTGGATATGTATATGGAAAATATACAAAATAATCTAAAGGGAGTGGTTTTCCACTCCCTTTAGATTATAACAAAATGCCAGGGAATCGTTATAATAAAAAGGACTTCTTTATTTGGAATTTTGAAAGAAATTTTAGCTAAATACATACGTTTCTGTTTTCTGACGTAGAAAAAAGAAACTTAACTTTTGCTTTGTTAACAAACTTATGATGCGCCCTAATGGGCGCTTTCTTTTTATTTTATTATTATGGATAATTTTTAATAATTCTTACCTTTCGTGATAATATATATTTTCATTTTTGCCTATCAGTAATCGATATTTTTTTAACAATGTCCGCTTTATGTGGACAAATGTATTTTTTACTATTGCATTTTTTACTTTATTGATTTATCATATTAAATATATATCTAGTAACAGGGAGTGATAAGATGAAAGAAATGTTATTGATGACACCGGGGCCTACAATGGTACCGGAAGAGGTAAAAAAAGTAGCTGGTGCACAGCCATTACACCATAGAACAGAAGAATTTTATGAATTATTTTCTAATCTCAATAAAAATTTAAAAGAAATATTTAAAACTAAAAATGAAGTTATAACTTTGACCTCATCAGGAACGGGTGGAATGGAAGCTGTCATTGCGAATCTTTTTTCCATTGGTGATAAAGTATTAGTAGCCAGTATAGGTTATTTCGGAGAAAGATTTTATGATATAGCAAAAGCTTATGGCCTTGATGCAGAGCTTTATGATTTTGGTTGGGGAAAGGCGGTAGACCTTAACGTATTAGAGGACAAATTAAGAAATGGTAATTACAAAGCTCTTTTAGTTACTCATAATGAAACTTCTACAGGAGTTACAAATAATGTAAAAGAAATTGCAAAAATTGCTAATATGTATGGCGTGGTAGTCATCGTTGATGCTGTGAGTTCTTTAGGCGGCATACCACTTGAAATGGACGAATGGGGTATTGATGCAGTAATAACTTGTTCTCAAAAATGCCTTATGTCGCCTCCTGGACTGAGCTTTGTCGCTTTAAGTGAAAGAGCATGGAAAATAGCGGAAACTTCTAATCTTCCAAAATATTATTTTAACTTGAAAAAAGCAAAAGAAGGAGTTTTAAAACCCAATCCTGATACTCCTGCTACTCCTGCTGTCTCTACAATAATGGCTGTAGCAAAAGCGACAAACATAATTTTGGAATTTGGACTGGATAATGTATACAAAAGGCAAGCCACCTATGGGAAAAGAGTAAGAGAATACGTAAAGAATTTGGGATTAGAACTGCTGCCGGAAGAGGACATAGCTTCTGATTTAATAACTGCTATAAAAGTTCCTGAAAAGTACAAAGCATCAGAGATTATAAATCACATGAAGGAAAAACATGGAATATTGATAACAGGAGGACAAGGACCTTTAAAAGGTAAAATCATAAGAATAGGTCACATGGGTTATGTTACTGAAGAAATGCTTGCTAAAACTCTTGAAGCGTTGAAAGACGCAATAGAGGGGTAAGGAGGGATATAACTTGAGGATAATTGTCACAGAGAAAATATCAGAAAATGGCATTGAATATCTAAAAAAACACGCTGACGTGGACGTGAAAACTAATATTTCAAGAGATGAGCTTTTAGAAACTATTAAAGATTATGACGCCATTATTGTCAGAAGTGCTACAAAAGTAGATAGAGAACTTATCGAAAAAGGTGAAAAATTAAAAGTCATAGGTCGTGCGGGAAATGGCGTTGACAATATTGATGTAACAGCAGCTACTGAAAAAGGAATTCTTGTTGTAAATACTCCTGCTGGAAATACTGTAGCTGCTGCGGAATTGACCATTGGCCTTATGCTGGCTATAGCCAGAAATATACCGCAGGCATATCACGCTGGTATTAATGGGGATTTTAGAAGGGATAAATTCAAAGGCGTTGAATTGAACGGAAAAACTGTCGGTGTAATAGGATTAGGAAGAATTGGTTCTCTTGTGGCGTCTAGACTTGCAGCATTTAATATGAGAGTAATTGCATATGACCCCTATATGCCAGATGAACGTTTTGAAAAGTACGGTGTGGAAAAAGTTACTTTAGATGAATTGCTTCAGCAATCAGACTTTATAACAATTCACCTCCCAAAAACGGAAGAGACCAAAAAAATGCTCAGTGAAAAAGAGTTCAAAAAAATGAAAAAGGGAGTTAGAATAGTAAATGCTGCACGAGGAGGCATCATTGATGAAAAAGCCCTTTACAATGCCATTAAAGAGGGCATTGTAGCGGCAGCAGGATTAGACGTTCTTGAAGTAGAACCTAAATATAATGTAGAACAACAAGATTTTAACAATCCACTTCTTGAACTGCCAAATGTCGTTTTTACGCCTCATATTGGAGCTTCAACTTATGAAGCGCAAGAAAACATAGGCATATCCATTGCTCAAGAAGTAATCTCGGCTTTAAACGGTAATCTGTACGGAAATATAGTAAATTTACCCGGGGTAAAATCCGACGAATTTTCACAGCTCAAACCTTATATGAAATTGGCTGAAGCCATGGGCGCATTTTATTATCAAATAAATGATACTCCTGTTAGATTGGTTGAAGTGATATATAGAGGAGAAATTTCAAAAACTAATACAGATATTGTTACTCTCTATGCTCTTAAAGGCTTTTTAAAGCCTGTATTAGAGGAGGATGTGAGTGTTGTAAATGCAAAATTAAGGGCAAAAGAAATGGGAATAGAAGTTGTAGAGGGTAAAATCGAAGAAATAAACCACTATTCAAGCCTTATCATTCTCAAGATTACAGATACCAATGGCAAAACAACACAATTTGCAGGAACCACATATGGAGAAGAAGTGAGAATTGTAGAGTATATGGGACATAAAGTAAATTTTGAACCTACGGAGTACATGCTATTTGTCAAGAATAAAGACATACCGGGGGTTATAGGTCACATAGGGAATGTGTTAGGAGACTTTGGCATAAACATTTCTACCATGCAAGTAAGCCCAAATAAAAATGATGGAACCGCATTAATGATTGTAAGCACAGACAAAGAAATTCCTGATGAAGCAGTAGAGTCTCTAAATAAATTAAATAGCATAATAAAAGCAAGAGCGGTTAAAGGATTGATATAGAGATATGGGTTGTTGTCAGAATATTATAAAGATGATATAATATATGTAAAGTAAATTTTATTAAGGTGATAAAAATGCAAAATAGTAGCATTATAAAAAAATTAAATGAAATTATAGATTCTTTAACGGAGAAGGAAATTGCTGAAGTGATTGACTTTGCTGAGTATCTTAAAGAGAAAAAAAAGAAAGAGCTTATAAAAAAATTTAACGATTGGGATAAATCTTTAGAAGTAGAACAAATGACCCATGAAGAGGAAAAATTGTTAAAAGAAAGCGAGGGAGAATATATAACTTTAGAAGAAGCAAAGAAGGCATTAGGGATAGAGGATAATGGGATATAAAATTATAATTGACAAAAAAGTGTTAAAAGAGTTAAAAAAACGTGATAAGAAAACAGTCAGAAGAATTGTAGACGCTATTAGTAAGTTGCCTTTTGAGGGAGATATAAA is a genomic window containing:
- a CDS encoding SH3 domain-containing protein encodes the protein MGLDVTSDDFKVKLVKGLEFMAENKGPYLIHCTEGKDRTGIVAALLEALMGASKDEIVDDYMQSFTDYYGVQKGTEKYNLIAQQNILKILKIIAKADNLDKVDLAASAYNYLISAGMTPEQINMLKVNLSTPVQEKTKVPSTSQPEPQKTSATTYNYGIVTASTLNVREGAGLGYKVIGVLPAGKVVTLLEEVNGWYKIDYNGKTGYIYSKYVAATPNPSNVVVLKAVKVTAKSGLNVRVSNSINARKIGAVPYGTKLKVVGEYNGWYQVLYNGGFGYVYGKYTK
- a CDS encoding pyridoxal-phosphate-dependent aminotransferase family protein gives rise to the protein MKEMLLMTPGPTMVPEEVKKVAGAQPLHHRTEEFYELFSNLNKNLKEIFKTKNEVITLTSSGTGGMEAVIANLFSIGDKVLVASIGYFGERFYDIAKAYGLDAELYDFGWGKAVDLNVLEDKLRNGNYKALLVTHNETSTGVTNNVKEIAKIANMYGVVVIVDAVSSLGGIPLEMDEWGIDAVITCSQKCLMSPPGLSFVALSERAWKIAETSNLPKYYFNLKKAKEGVLKPNPDTPATPAVSTIMAVAKATNIILEFGLDNVYKRQATYGKRVREYVKNLGLELLPEEDIASDLITAIKVPEKYKASEIINHMKEKHGILITGGQGPLKGKIIRIGHMGYVTEEMLAKTLEALKDAIEG
- the serA gene encoding phosphoglycerate dehydrogenase: MRIIVTEKISENGIEYLKKHADVDVKTNISRDELLETIKDYDAIIVRSATKVDRELIEKGEKLKVIGRAGNGVDNIDVTAATEKGILVVNTPAGNTVAAAELTIGLMLAIARNIPQAYHAGINGDFRRDKFKGVELNGKTVGVIGLGRIGSLVASRLAAFNMRVIAYDPYMPDERFEKYGVEKVTLDELLQQSDFITIHLPKTEETKKMLSEKEFKKMKKGVRIVNAARGGIIDEKALYNAIKEGIVAAAGLDVLEVEPKYNVEQQDFNNPLLELPNVVFTPHIGASTYEAQENIGISIAQEVISALNGNLYGNIVNLPGVKSDEFSQLKPYMKLAEAMGAFYYQINDTPVRLVEVIYRGEISKTNTDIVTLYALKGFLKPVLEEDVSVVNAKLRAKEMGIEVVEGKIEEINHYSSLIILKITDTNGKTTQFAGTTYGEEVRIVEYMGHKVNFEPTEYMLFVKNKDIPGVIGHIGNVLGDFGINISTMQVSPNKNDGTALMIVSTDKEIPDEAVESLNKLNSIIKARAVKGLI
- a CDS encoding S-layer homology domain-containing protein; amino-acid sequence: VKLGIVRGYEDNTFKPKDNATRAEAAAMLYRILEKTGNI